In Eucalyptus grandis isolate ANBG69807.140 chromosome 4, ASM1654582v1, whole genome shotgun sequence, the following proteins share a genomic window:
- the LOC104440860 gene encoding LOW QUALITY PROTEIN: probable LRR receptor-like serine/threonine-protein kinase RFK1 (The sequence of the model RefSeq protein was modified relative to this genomic sequence to represent the inferred CDS: inserted 1 base in 1 codon), with the protein MVAKNSLIFLICALSYFRMLRLAEPKVSPQEVDALQQIAAKLGAKYWEFDGDSCEVVKVGVTTEIPKGAESTVACECNFLNDTSCHVVSIALKGFSLPGILPPELAKLPHLREIDFAYNYLYGTIPQEWASMQLTSISVPVNRLSGEIPKTLGNITSLTYLCLEANQFSGNVPPELESLINLQSLILSSNRLTGNLPTGLINLTDLRINDNNFSGRIPEFIKNCIQLNRLEMIASGLKGPIPTGVSLLNNMAHLRMSDIISPSQLFPNLSNMTGLVTLVLRNCNISGEIPSYIWNFEELEVMDLSFNRLVGEIPATITAKSVRFIFLMGNILSGQVPDSILKDGTSVDLSYNNFSWQSSDQRACQDNLNLNLNLYRSSSQENNLSRAMPCLDNFRCSRYSSCRHVNCGGQDANIKENKQTVLYEGDGQVXGGTALYSFNRNRNWGFSSTGDFMDDNDYQNKLYTVTLSDANMDVSYTTARISPISLTYFFYCLRNGQYTVHLRFAEIQFTTDNAFNSLGKRMFHIYIQDKLVRKDFNIKDEAGGVEKPVVEIFNVNVTNNMLEVRFSWAGKGTTRIPRRSVYGPLVSAISVVSGVGVSCFVFFMLCILWWKGYLTGKRGRRKSADDNKGLDLQIRTYSLHQIKAATNDFDPASKIGEGGFGPVYKGQLPDGTLVAVKQLSSRSKQGNREFLNEIGMISCLQHPNLVKLHGCCIEGDQLLLVYEYMENNSLFHAMFGPQNHQLQLDWPTRLQICIGVAKGLAFLHEESRLRIIHRDIKATNVLLDQDLNPKISDFGLARLDEEEKTHINTRVAGTMGYMAPEYALWGYLTYKADVYSFGVLVLEIVSGQSNNSFVPSDECICLLDWACQLQQSGNLMGLVDEKLKPEIDREEAEMVIKVVLLCTNASPSLRPTMSEVVNMLEGRATIPDSIPTPGNYTEDLRFKALRDLDRHTKGRSMGGSHSGNTPSGSMTAVYTSGSTSAFTHDECVEINPESRLYLA; encoded by the exons TGGACGCCCTTCAACAAATTGCTGCTAAACTGGGGGCCAAGTATTGGGAGTTTGATGGTGATTCTTGTGAAGTCGTAAAAGTTGGTGTAACAACAGAAATACCAAAAGGAGCCGAGAGTACCGTTGCTTGTGAATGCAACTTCCTAAATGATACCTCCTGTCATGTCGTAAGCAT AGCTCTCAAGGGCTTTAGTCTCCCTGGGATCCTTCCCCCTGAACTTGCTAAGCTTCCTCACCTTAGAGAAAT TGACTTCGCTTATAACTACCTCTATGGGACAATACCTCAGGAGTGGGCTTCTATGCAGTTGACTTCAAT CTCTGTCCCCGTGAATCGCTTATCTGGGGAAATTCCAAAGACTTTGGGCAATATCACCTCTCTCACATACCT ATGCCTTGAGGCCAACCAATTCTCTGGCAACGTTCCTCCTGAGCTCGAAAGTTTGATCAACCTACAATCTCT GATCCTATCCTCCAATCGGTTAACTGGAAACTTGCCAACTGGTTTGATAAATCTTACAGATTT GAGGATAAATGACAATAACTTCAGTGGCAGAATACCAGAGTTCATCAAGAACTGCATACAACTCAATAGATT AGAGATGATCGCAAGTGGGCTGAAGGGGCCTATTCCAACTGGTGTCTCACTTTTGAATAACATGGCCCACTT GAGAATGAGTGACATAATCAGTCCCAGCCAGCTATTTCCTAATCTCAGTAATATGACCGGCCTCGTAACATT GGTGCTAAGGAACTGTAACATATCTGGGGAGATTCCCTCTTACATTTGGAACTTCGAAGAACTAGAAGTTAT GGATCTCAGCTTCAACAGATTAGTTGGTGAAATTCCAGCAACAATAACTGCAAAAAGTGTGAGATTTAT CTTTCTAATGGGCAATATTCTGAGTGGACAAGTACCAGACTCAATCTTGAAGGATGGAACCAGTGT TGATCTTTCTTACAACAACTTTTCATGGCAAAGCTCCGACCAACGAGCTTGTCAGGACAACTT GAACCTAAACTTGAACCTATACAGAAGCTCTTCACAAGAGAACAACTT AAGTAGAGCCATGCCATGCTTGGACAACTTCCGCTGTTCACGCT ATTCGAGTTGCCGACATGTTAATTGTGGCGGACAAGATGCaaacattaaagaaaataaacagaCTGTTCTGTATGAAGGAGATGGACAGG AGGGTGGTACTGCATTATACTCCTTTAATAGAAATCGGAATTGGGGGTTTAGTAGCACAGGTGACTTCATGGACGACAATGATTACCAAAATAAGCTATACACTGTAACTTTATCAGATGCAAACATGGATGTTAGCTATACAACAGCAAGAATCTCTCCGATTTCGCTTACCTACTTCTTTTATTGCTTAAGAAATGGACAATACACTGTACATTTACGGTTTGCAGAGATTCAGTTCACAACTGACAATGCATTTAATAGTCTCGGGAAGCGAatgttccatatatatattcAG GACAAATTAGTCCGGAAGGATTTCAATATCAAAGATGAGGCGGGTGGGGTTGAAAAACCTGTAGTGGAAATATTTAATGTCAACGTGACCAATAATATGCTGGAGGTCCGATTTTCTTGGGCTGGTAAAGGAACAACAAGAATTCCCCGTAGAAGTGTTTATGGTCCTCTAGTATCAGCAATTTCTGTTGTCTCTG GAGTTGGAGTCTCGTGCTTTGTTTTCTTCATGCTGTGCATCCTTTGGTGGAAAGGGTACTTGACTgggaaaagggggagaagaaaaTCTGCAG ATGATAACAAAGGATTGGATCTGCAAATACGGACTTATTCTTTGCATCAAATTAAAGCAGCAACTAATGATTTCGATCCTGCTTCTAAGATTGGAGAGGGTGGCTTTGGTCCTGTATACAAG GGTCAATTACCTGATGGTACTTTGGTAGCAGTTAAACAGCTCTCATCCAGATCGAAGCAAGGGAATCGTGAATTTTTGAATGAGATAGGCATGATTTCTTGTTTACAACACCCTAACCTTGTCAAGCTTCATGGCTGTTGCATTGAAGGGGATCAACTGTTGCTGGTCTATGAGTATATGGAGAATAATAGTCTTTTCCATGCTATGTTTG GTCCACAGAACCATCAGCTTCAACTTGACTGGCCTACAAGGCTTCAAATCTGCATTGGAGTGGCTAAAGGTCTGGCATTTCTTCACGAAGAATCCAGACTTAGAATTATTCATCGAGATATTAAAGCTACTAATGTGCTGCTGGATCAAGATTTAAACCCCAAAATATCTGACTTTGGATTGGCTAGGCTCGATGAAGAGGAAAAGACTCATATTAACACCAGGGTTGCCGGAACAAT GGGATACATGGCACCTGAATATGCCCTATGGGGATACCTCACCTATAAAGCAGATGTGTACAGCTTTGGAGTTCTTGTATTGGAAATTGTTAGTGGTCAAAGCAACAATAGTTTTGTGCCAAGTGATGAGTGCATTTGCCTCTTGGATTGG GCCTGTCAATTACAACAATCTGGCAACTTGATGGGACTAGTGGATGAGAAGTTGAAGCCTGAGATTGATCGAGAAGAGGCAGAAATGGTTATCAAAGTAGTTCTACTTTGCACCAATGCATCACCATCGCTAAGACCAACAATGTCTGAGGTGGTGAACATGCTCGAAGGAAGGGCAACTATTCCAGATTCAATCCCAACACCAGGCAACTACACCGAAGACCTGAGGTTCAAGGCTCTGAGAGACCTTGACCGTCACACGAAGGGTCGAAGCATGGGTGGAAGCCATTCGGGGAACACGCCATCAGGGAGCATGACTGCAGTATACACTTCTGGTTCGACTTCGGCTTTTACCCACGATGAATGTGTGGAAATTAATCCAGAGTCAAGACTGTATTTAGCATAA